From Granulicella sp. WH15, the proteins below share one genomic window:
- the recN gene encoding DNA repair protein RecN has protein sequence MLLELRAENYAVIDHAVAEFGRGLNLLTGETGAGKSILIDALALLLGGKASSDFVRHGAERAVVACVFETTPGALAVLDENGIDSEGDEILLRREITATGKGRVFVNNQPATVGVLRQLAPELALVHAQGETMGAFDQMQQRVLLDRFSGFSLEAVASAHAAWRETRARLDTMLSDEQDRLRMADLWRFQSREIDEAGIAGPDEDELLEAEKRVLANAEKLYGAAMNAYDQLYESEHAAETTLGAALKLVDELARYDARFAEPAQQLAAAKATVEDLSATLRDFADGVQAGPERLAEIEDRLATLDRLKRKYGRTLAEVIAFGADSARQLAEVENRDAVLAELREQETQRAAAYEAAAGELTLARTEAARRLERLAERQINDLAMNVRFAIAVEAKKNSWTAHGWDEVAYRIATNAGEPLKPLEEIASGGEMSRVMLALKVTVEEGVALRGGKKKAVLPRTLVFDEIDIGIGGRAAEAVGQKLKTLSKTQQVLCITHLPQIAAFGDQHFLIEKKEAGGRTHTNVRRMEEPERVQEIARMLSGAKLSETSVRHAQSLIEASR, from the coding sequence ATGCTGCTGGAGTTGCGGGCCGAAAACTATGCTGTGATCGACCATGCCGTGGCCGAGTTTGGCCGTGGGCTGAACCTGTTAACGGGAGAGACCGGCGCGGGTAAGTCGATCCTGATCGATGCGCTGGCGCTGCTGCTGGGCGGCAAGGCATCGTCGGACTTTGTGCGTCATGGCGCAGAGCGGGCGGTAGTGGCCTGCGTCTTCGAGACGACGCCTGGGGCGCTGGCGGTGCTCGACGAGAACGGGATCGACTCCGAGGGTGATGAGATTCTGCTACGGCGAGAGATCACGGCCACGGGCAAGGGGCGGGTCTTCGTCAACAACCAGCCCGCGACCGTGGGGGTGCTGCGGCAACTGGCCCCGGAGCTGGCTCTGGTGCATGCGCAGGGCGAGACCATGGGGGCCTTCGACCAGATGCAGCAGCGGGTGTTGCTTGATCGGTTTTCAGGCTTCTCGCTAGAGGCGGTGGCGTCGGCCCACGCGGCTTGGCGGGAGACGCGGGCGCGGCTCGACACCATGCTCTCGGACGAGCAGGACCGGCTGCGGATGGCGGATCTATGGCGGTTTCAGAGCCGCGAGATCGACGAGGCGGGGATTGCTGGGCCGGATGAAGATGAGTTGCTGGAGGCCGAGAAGCGCGTGCTGGCCAACGCCGAGAAGCTATACGGCGCGGCAATGAACGCCTATGACCAACTGTACGAATCCGAGCACGCGGCGGAGACGACGCTGGGCGCGGCGCTGAAGCTCGTGGACGAGCTGGCGCGCTATGACGCCCGGTTTGCCGAGCCGGCGCAGCAGTTGGCAGCCGCCAAGGCCACGGTGGAGGATCTTTCGGCCACTCTGCGGGACTTCGCCGACGGGGTACAGGCGGGGCCGGAGCGATTGGCCGAGATTGAAGACCGGCTGGCCACGCTGGACCGGCTGAAGCGCAAGTACGGCCGGACGCTGGCCGAGGTGATCGCGTTTGGCGCGGATTCGGCGCGGCAGTTGGCTGAGGTTGAGAATCGCGACGCAGTGCTGGCCGAGTTGCGCGAGCAGGAGACGCAGCGGGCAGCGGCGTATGAGGCCGCAGCGGGCGAGTTGACGCTGGCTCGGACCGAGGCGGCGCGGCGGCTGGAGCGGCTGGCGGAGCGACAGATCAACGACCTGGCAATGAATGTTCGATTTGCGATTGCGGTAGAAGCCAAAAAGAATAGCTGGACGGCGCATGGCTGGGATGAGGTCGCCTACCGGATCGCGACCAACGCGGGCGAGCCTCTGAAGCCGCTCGAAGAGATCGCTTCGGGGGGCGAGATGTCTCGCGTGATGTTGGCCTTGAAGGTTACGGTGGAGGAGGGCGTCGCGTTGCGCGGCGGCAAGAAGAAGGCCGTGCTGCCCCGAACGCTGGTCTTCGACGAGATCGACATCGGTATCGGCGGGCGAGCGGCCGAAGCTGTGGGGCAGAAGCTGAAGACGCTCTCGAAGACCCAGCAGGTGCTCTGTATCACCCATCTTCCGCAGATCGCGGCCTTCGGGGATCAGCACTTTCTGATCGAGAAGAAGGAGGCCGGTGGCCGGACGCACACCAACGTCCGCCGCATGGAGGAGCCGGAGCGGGTGCAGGAGATTGCGCGGATGCTGAGCGGGGCGAAGCTCTCGGAGACCAGCGTGCGTCATGCACAGAGCTTGATTGAGGCGAGCCGGTAA